Part of the Stackebrandtia endophytica genome is shown below.
CGTCGTCAGCGACTATGAACCCTCCGGTGACCAGCCCGGTGCGATCAAGGAACTCTCTCGCCGGGTCAACGCCGGTGAGCGCGATGTGGTGTTGCTTGGTGCCACGGGAACCGGCAAGAGCGCCACCGCGGCCTGGTTGGTCGAGCGGTTGCAGCGGCCCGCGTTGGTGATGGCCCACAACAAGACCCTCGCGGCGCAGTTGGCCAAGGAGTTCCGGGAACTGTTGCCCAACAACGCCGTCGAGTACTTCGTCTCCTACTACGACTACTACCAGCCCGAGGCGTACGTTCCGCAGACCGACACCTACATCGAGAAGGACTCCTCGATCAACGACGAGGTCGAACGGTTGCGTCACTCGGCGACCCACTCGCTGTTGACCCGGCGCGACGTCGTGGTGGTGGCGACGGTCTCGGCCATCTACGGTCTGGCCACCCCGGCGGAGTACCTGCTGGGCGCCACCGACTTGAGCGTGGGTCAGGAGTATGACCGCAACACGCTGCTGCGGCGCCTGGTCGACGTCCAGTACACCCGAAATGATCTGGCCTTCACACGGGGAACGTTCCGCGTGCGCGGTGACACGATCGAGATCATCCCGGCCTACGAGGAACTGGCGATCCGCATCGAGATGTTCGGTGACGAGATCGAGCGGCTGTACTACCTGCACCCGTTGACCGGAGATGTGGTTCGGGAGACCGACCGGGTGTTGATCTTTCCCGGCAGTCACTACGCCACCGGCAACGAGCGCATGGAACGCGCGATCGGTGCGATCGAGACTGAACTGACCGACCGGTTGGCCGAGTTGGAGCGCCAGGGCAAGTTGTTGGAGGCGCAGCGGTTGCGGATGCGCACCACCTACGACGTGGAGATGATGCGGCAGATCGGCAGCTGTTCGGGCATCGAGAACTACTCCCGGCACATCGACGACCGCCCGGCCGGCAGCGCGCCCCACTGTCTCCTCGACTACTTCCCGAGTGACTTCATCACCATCGTCGACGAATCGCACGTGACGGTTCCCCAGGTCGGTGGCATGTACGAGGGCGACGCCTCCCGGAAGCGAACCCTGGTTGAACACGGCTTCCGGCTTCCCAGCGCGATGGACAACCGCCCGCTGCGTTTCGACGAGTTCCGCGACCGGGTAGGCCAGACGGTGTACATGTCGGCCACGCCCGGCAACTGGGAGATGGAACAGGCGCAGGGGCAGTACGCCGAGCAGGTGATCCGGCCGACCGGTCTGGTCGATCCGCAGGTGGTGGTGCGTCCGACCAAGGGACAGATCGACGACCTCATGCACGAGATCGGAGAGCGGGCCGGCCGTGACGAGCGGGTTCTGGTCACCACCTTGACGAAGAAGATGGCCGAAGACCTCACCGACTACTTCCTCGACAACGACATCCGCGTGCGGTATCTGCACTCCGAGGTGGACACCCTGCGTCGGGTGGAACTGTTGCGGGAGTTGCGATCCGGTGAGTTCGACGTGTTGGTGGGCATCAACCTGCTGAGGGAGGGGTTGGACCTACCCGAGGTCTCGCTGGTGGCGATTCTCGATGCGGACAAGGAGGGTTTCCTGCGGTCGGGTACCTCGCTGATTCAGACGATCGGACGCGCGGCGCGAAACGTGTCGGGCGAGGTCATCATGTACGCCGACAAGATCACCGATTCGATGCGCAAGGCCATCGACGAGACCGATCGCCGACGTGCCAAGCAGGTCGCCCACAACACCGAGCACGGCATCGACCCGCAGCCGTTGCGCAAACGTATCGGGGACATCCTCGACGACATCTACACCGAGTCCGAGGATTCGCAGACCCTGCTGGGCGGATCGGGGCGCCAACAGAGTCGCGGTAAGGCACCGGTGCCTCAGGTACGCAGCCGGGCGGGTGCGATCGTGGGCGCGGGTGAGGGGGCGCCGCGTGAGGAACTGGAGGCCATGATCGCCCAGTTGAACGAGCAGATGTTGACGGCGGCCCGTGAACTGCAGTTCGAGGTGGCGGCTCGCTACCGTGACGAAATCGGTGAGCTGAAGCGCGAGTTGCGGCAGTTCGACGAGGCGGGCGCGAAGTAGCAGAGGCGGGCGTACCGCGCGGTACGCCCGCTCCCGCACCGACCGATCCAACGAGTATGGCGATCCGGCCTCCGACCGTGTCGACGAAGGCGCATGATCGACGGGTGGGAGGATCACCGGTGCCGTCCTTCACCGTTTGCCGATAGGGCAGAATGGATCGGTACGACAGGAGGGGAGTATCCCCCAAGCGTCAAGGTCGTCAACACGGCACGGTGGAACCACCGTCCCGGCCTTGTCGGTCGTCCCGGCGCCGCTCGATGCCAGCCACGGCATGGATGGTCGTCGGCGGCGGGAGAGACCTCCGGTATTCACCACGCAGTGTTAGCCGGAAGGTATCTGACCGTGAATGTTCCCGTATGGGTGTGGGTTGCCACCTTGGTCGCGGTGGCGGTGCTGCTGACCGTTGACTTGATCATCGTGGGCCGTCGACCGCATGAGCCGTCGGTCAAGGAATCCTCGCTGTGGGTCATCTTCTATGTCGGCTTGGCCGCGCTGTTCGGTGGCGGGGTGTGGTTGACCGCCGGGCCGGAATACTCCGGGCAGTTCTTCGCCGGTTGGGTCACCGAGTACAGCCTCTCGGTCGACAACCTGTTCGTCTTCCTCATCATCATGAGCAGTTTCGCGGTTCCCCGGGTCTATCAGCAGAAGGTGCTGATGATCGGGATCATCACCGCGTTGGTGCTGCGCGGCATCTTCATCGCCGTCGGCGCCGCCCTGGTGGCGCGGTTCGTGTGGGTGTTCTTCATCTTCGGTGCGTTCCTGATCTACACCGGTTTCAAACTGGTGCGCGGGGGTGACGAGGACGACGACTACAACGAGAACGCGATCATCCGGTGGAGCCGCAAGATCATGCCGGTGACCAAGGAGTACGACGGCGGCAAACTGTTCGCTCATGTGAACGGACGCCGGATGGCCACTCCGATGCTGATCGTGATGGTCGCGATCGGAACGACCGACCTGATGTTCGCCGTCGACTCGATTCCGGCGATCTTCGGGCTGACGCAGGAGGGCTATCTGGTCTTCACCGCCAACGTGTTCGCGTTGATGGGATTGCGCCAGCTGTACTTCCTTCTGGGCGGTTTGTTGGACCGGTTGGTGTACCTGTCCTACGGGCTGGCCGCCGTACTGGGATTCATCGGTGTGAAGCTCGTGCTGCACGCGCTGCACGAGAACAACCTGCCGTTCATCAACGGTGGGCGACCGGTCGAGTGGGCACCGGATATCCCGACCCTGGCGTCGCTACTGGTGATCGTGGGCATTCTGTTGATCGCCACCGTGTTGAGCCTGATCAAATCGGCCTCGACGCGACGCGCCACAGGTGTCTCGACGGCGGGTGGCGGTACCGACCCGGTCGCGCCGACCGAGTCGTCGACGACGACGGCTCCGCACGAGGTCGGCCGCAAACGGTAGAAACGGTAACGAGGGGCTGAGGTTCACCTCAGCCCCTCGTTCGTTCTTACCCGCCTCAGGCGGTGAAGACTCGATGCGCGCCTACGAAGGTCTCGGCGCGTTCGTCGGTGAACTCCTCCGACACCACCTTGCCGTAGTTGCCCGCGGCGTGAATCATGCTGGGCTTGCCCGAGTCGCCGGGTTTGGTGGCGATACCGATGTGGTGGATGCGCTTACCGTTGCGCGCGAAGAAGTACAGGTCGCCCGGCTGGGCCTCCTCCGCCTCGATCCGGTGGGTCGCATCTGCTTGGTCGTGGGCGTCGCGCGGCAGTTCGATCCCCAACATGCGGTAGGTGAGGTACACCAACCCGGAACAGTCGACGCCGTAGGCGGTCATCCCGCCCCAGACATAGGGCACGTCCAATAGCTGCGACGCGATGTTGACGGCGTCGATGCGTCCGGAGGTGGCGCCTTCGGGCTCCTGCGGACTGGCCGTGAGATCACGTATCAGAACCCAACCGGGCGGCTGTGCGCCCGGCAGCGTCACCCGTGACCAACCGCGGTAGGTGGGCTCGTCGATGACGTTCAACCTGGTGCCGATGGTGACGCCGGGGATAAGGACCTCGCCGTCGGGTTCGTCACGGATGGCGGTGGAGGTGGCGGCGACCATGTGGGGGACCACCGCGGGGGTGGGGACCGGAGTCGTCAACTGTCGCAACGGAATCCATCCGGGGTAGCCACGTTCGTCTAGGCTGGAACGCTGTCCCGGTACCACCACCTTCGCCCAATCGTGATCGATGTCCTCGACTACGACCTCGTCGCCGAGCAGGACCTGACTCAACGAACGGTCGACTAGTCCGTCCACCCGCTGTTCACGTGTCATGCCGCTGACCCAGTCACGAATGGCGGAGTGGTTGCCCACCGCGAGGCGGTCAGAGGTCTCGGCAGCCTTGGGGGAAGTCCACAATGTAGCCGCAGCGACCGCCACGAGTGCATTATGTCCGATTTCGACTGTCACGTGTTCCCCTCCCGGGGTGTGTATCTAAGGGTTGTCGGTGATCGCTGGAACCATAGACGTAATCATCAACCTGATGCACCCTCGGCGCGCCGAGTGAGATCAGAATGCGTTGAAAAAGTTACGAAATCCCATTTGGTGTGGGTTTCAACTTCATGTTGCAAAAGCTACGTTGCTCAGACCCGGCCCGGTCGTGAGTTGAAGTGCGCCATTTGAATACCGCAATGCGCTGTCTTGCTTCGACAACCACCAGGCGGCGTCCAGGTCCGAGGTGATGCTGACGCCCACCGCCGCTGCCAGCGAGGATATCGCGGCAACGCCGATCGGCCCCTCCATCATGGATCCCACGGTGGTGCCGATATCGTGTTGGCGCGCCAACTCCAGTAGGGTGCGGGCCGTCCGCAACCCGCCGCACTTGGCCAGTTTGACGTTGACCGCGTCGGCGGCACGGTTGACGATGACCTGCGACAGGTCCCGTACTCCGTGGACGGACTCGTCGGCCAGGATCGTCGTGCCGACCGCCGAGGTGACGAACGCCAACCCCTCGATGTCGTGTGCGGGCGTCGGTTGCTCCACCAACTCGATGCCCAGATCGGCGTCCTCCATGCCCGAGATGATTCGCACCGACTGCTTCGGGGTCCATCCCTGATTGGCGTCGATGCGGATCGTGACCCGCGGACCGACCGCCTGTCGGATGGCTGCCAACCGCGCCAGGTCGCCGGCCGGGTCGAGTCCGACCTTGACCTTCAACGCGGAGAACCCCTCGGCCACACGTGCGGCGGCGGCCTCGGCCAACTGTTCGGCGTCGCCGGCGGCCAACGTGACCACCGTGGGCAGTGAGGTCGCGGTGCCGCCGAGGGCCTCGACCAGTGGCAGTCCGCGTTTGCGGGCCCACAGATCGTGTAGCGCGACGTCCAGGGCGGCCTTGGCCGCACTGTTGCCCACCACGGCCTCATCGACGCGATCGAGACAGTCGTTGAGATCCAACGGGTCTCGCCCGATCAGTGCGTCTTGCAGCGGGCCGAGTGCGCAGGCGCGGGCCCCGGCCAGCGACTGCCCGGTGATGCGCCAGGTCTGTGGTGCCTCGCCGCGGCCCTGATCGCCGTCGGAGTCGTGCACGGTGACCACCACGGTCTCGATGTCGGCGGTGCGACGCAATGCGGTGACGAATTCGGTGTGCAGGGGTGCGGTCACCACGTCGGCGGTGACCTCTGTGATCGACATGTGGGTACCATACGGCATTCAAAATTAGCGGAATCATCCGAATGTTTCTGGAGGGTTCCTCCAAAAGTCCGCGGAACGATTATGGCAGGATCATGGACCGTGACGAGCTTTCGATCGACTCTGGACAAACTGGTGACCGACGGGCTGGCCGGTGTTCCCACTGACCGCGACGCCCTCATGGAGGTCATGGCCAGCGGGGACGAGCACCTGTTGGACGTGGTCGTCGCCGCCGCCCGACTTCGCCGCCACCACTTCGCCAACCGGGTGAAGCTCAACTACCTGGTGAACCTGAAGAGTGGACTGTGCCCGGAGGACTGCGGATACTGCTCGCAACGGCTCGGGTCAACCGCCGACGTATTGAAGTACAGCTGGTTGAAACCGCAGCAGGCGGCCACCGCCGCAGCAGCCGGAATCGATGCCGGGGCGGTCCGGGTGTGCCTGGTCGCCAGCGGCCGCGGCCCCTCCGACCGCGACATCGATCGGGTGGGTGACATCGTCGAGGCGATCCGCGACCGTGCGCCCGGTGTGGAGGTGTGCGCCTGCCTCGGGTTGCTCGCCGACGGCCAGGCCGATCGGTTGGCCGACACCGGGGTCGACGCCTACAACCACAACCTCAACACCAGTGACCGGCGGTACGGCACCATCTGCACCACGCACGACTTCGCCGACCGGGTCGACACCGTCGACCGCGCCAAGAGCGCCGGCCTGTCACCCTGCTCGGGGTTGATCGCCGGGATGGGGGAGACCGATGCGGACATCGTGGACGTCCTGATGGAGTTGCGCCGCATCGGCTCGGCCTCGGTGCCGGTGAACTTCCTCATCCCGTTCGAGGGCACGCCGCTGGCCGGAACCTGGGACCTCACCCCGCAACGGTGCCTGCGCATCCTCGCCGCAGCCCGATTCGCCTGCCCCGGCGTCGAGGTGCGGGTCGGCGCCGGACGCGAGGTGCACCTGCGCAGCCTCCAACCGCTGGCGCTGCACGTGGCCAACTCGATCTTCCTGGGCGACTATCTGACCTCGGAGGGCCAGGCGGGCAAGGCGGACCTGGCGATGATCGCCGACAACGGCTTTGTCCTCGAAGGTGCCGAAGACACCGAGGCGGACGCTTCGACCGCGGGCGCCCGAACCGAACTGGTGCGGCCGCGAAAGCGCGGCGCCGGGACGGCGTTGGCCCCCAACACCTGATCCGTTCGGTGAGCCGGTGCCCCCGATTGAGGCTCGTGGGGTCGCCGGGTCGGATATCGTGCGTCCATGGTGTCCGATTTGGTGTGTTTCGGCGGGTGATGCGCGGTGCTGCGGTACCTGACACTGGCATTGGCCCTGGCGTTGCTCATCGTCGGTGCCCTGCTGACCGCGGTGGTGTCCCCGTGGTGGCTGTGGCTGGCGCTTCCGGCGTTGGTCGTGGTCGCGGTCGGGGTCTGGGACCTGCTACAGACCAGGCACAGCGTGTTGCGTAACTATCCGGTGCTGGGGCACTTCCGGTTCTGGTTCGAGTCGGTGCGGCCCGAATTGCAGCAGTACTTCATCGAACGCGACACCGACGGCCGTCCCTTCGACCGGGTCGCGCGGTCACTGGTGTACGAACGCGCCAAGGGCGACAACCAGGAGAAGGCGTTCGGAACCGAACTCGACGTCTACGAGATCGGGCAGGAGTTCCTGGTCCACTCGATAGCGCCGAAGACCATGCCCACGACTCAGCATCGGGTCGTCGTGGGCGGCCCACAATGCCGCCGACCGTATTCCATGGCGCTGCTGAACGTGTCCGCGATGAGTTTCGGTTCCCTGTCCGCCAACGCGATCCTGGCGTTGAACACCGGGGCGAAACTGGGGGGATTCGCTCACGACACCGGTGAGGGCGGTCTGAGCCGGTATCACCTGGAACCCGGCGGTGACCTGGTGTGGGAGATCGGTTCGGGCTACTTCGGATGCCGCACCCCCGCGGGCGGTTTCGATGTGGAACAGTTCGCCGACAAGGCCTCGGCGGAACAGGTCAAGGCGATCTCCATCAAGTTGTCGCAGGGTGCCAAACCCGGTATCGGCGGGGTCATGCCGGCCGCCAAGATGACCGCCGAGATCGCTCGGGCGCGCGGGGTGCCGGTAGGGGAGAAATGTGTCTCACCGCCCGCCCACTCGGCCTTCGAGGGTCCGGCCGGGCTGCTGGAGTTCGTGGCGCGGCTGCGGGAACGCTCCGGCGGAAAACCCACCGGCTTCAAACTGTGCGTGGGTGATCCGGCCGAGTTCCTCTCGGTGTGCAAGGCGATGTTGGCCACCGAGATCCTGCCGGACTTCATCATCGTCGACGGCTCCGAGGGCGGAACCGGTGCGGCTCCGGTGGAGTTCGAAGACCACATGGGAATGCCACTGACCAATGGGCTCATCTTCGTCCACAACGCGCTGACCGGGGTCGGTGTCCGCGACCGGATGCGCGTCGGGGCCAGCGGGAAGATCGCCTCTGGTGCCGACATCGTCAAACGCATGATCCAGGGCGCCGATTACACCAACGCCGCCCGGGCGATGATGATGGCCCTGGGTTGCATCCAGGCGCAACGTTGCCACACCAACACCTGTCCGGTGGGCGTGACCACACAGGACCCGACACGGACCCGGGCGCTGGTGATCCCGGATAAGGCGCAACGGGTGGCGAGGTTTCAGCACGAGACGGTGGCCAGCGCGGCCCAACTGATCGCGGCGATGGGGCTGGCCGGACCACAGGAGCTTCGGCCGAGTCTGCTCATGCGGCGCACCGCCGATCACACCGTGCTCCGCTACGACGAGATCCACCATCCGTTGACGACCGGGCAACTGCTGTCGGACCCTCCGGGATGGTGGGCCAATCACTGGGGTCGCGCGCGGGCGGACCGATATGAGCATTGACAGGGGGAGACATGGCGCGACGACCGACGGTCAGTGAGACCATTGTGGCTGGATTGATCCATAATGGGGTGACACAGGTGTTCGGGGTGGTCGGAGACGCTCTCAACAGCGTCACCGACGCCATCCGCCGAACCGACGGCATCGACTGGATCGGCACCCGGCATGAGGAGGTCGCCGCCTTCGCCGCGGGTGCGCAGGCCCAGTTGACCGGAGGCCTCGCCGCTTGCGCGGGCACCGTCGGCCCCGGCGGAATCCACCTGCTGAACGGTCTATACGACGCGGCCAAGAGCCACGCACCGGTGCTGGCGATCGCCGGTCAGGTGCCGTTGGCCGACTTGGGATCCGACTACTTCCAAGAGGTCGACAACGACCGGTTGTTCTCCGATGTCGCGGTGTTCACCCAGACCATCACCAGCCCGGAGCAGGTGCCCGTGGTCGTCGATCAGGCGATCTCGGCCGCGTTGTCGCGGCGCGGAGTGGCGGTGCTGAGTCTGCCTGGTGACGTCGGCGCCCAACCCGTCGGCAGTGACCGACCGGTTCGGGTCTTCCGGGACGTCACCACGGTCAGTCCCGCCGACGAGGCCGTCGCCCGCGCCGTCGAGACGATCAATCGGGCCGGCCGGGTCACCATCCTGGCGGGTATCGGTGCCGCGGGCGGGCGGGCCGAGACCCTGGCGCTGGCCGAGCACCTGATGGCGCCCATGGTGGTCACCATCAAGGGTAAGGAGGCATTCGACTGGGACAACCCGTTCCAGGTCGGCCAGTCCGGCCTGCTGGGCAACCCGGCGGCCGCCGCCGCTCTGAAGGACTGTGATCTGCTTCTGATGGTCGGTACCGACTTTCCCTACCGTGACTGGTATCCCACATCGGCCACAGTGGTGCAGATCGACCGGCGAGCCGACCATATCGGACGTAGGGTGCCGGTGGACGTCTCCGTGACCGGTGATGCCGCGCTCACGGTCCAGTCGCTGTTGTCCAAACTGCACGCCAAGCACGACCGGGGCCACCTCGACAAGGCACTGCGCCACCACGACCGCTGGCGTCATCGCCAGTCCGAACTCGCCGACCCGGAGTTCGATGAACGTGTCGGAGGTCGAGCACGATCCGTGCTGGACAACCCCGACGCCCGCATCCGACCCGAGGCGGTCGCCGGCTTCATCAACGAACTGGCCGACGATGACGCCATCTTCACCGTCGACACCGGAATGTCGGCGGTGTGGCTGGCCCGTTTCGTGCAACTGCGCAAAGGTCAGCGCCTGTTGGGGTCGTTCAACCTCGGCTCGATGGCCAACGCGATGCCCCAGGCGGTGGGCGCCCAGTCCCGATACCGGGATCGACAGGTGATCGCGTTCTGCGGCGACGGCGGTCTGACCATGCTGCTGGGGGACCTGTTGACCATCGCACGCCACCGGCTACCGGTCAAACTGGTGGTCTTCGACAACCATCGACTGGGAATGGTCAAACTCGAACAGGAACAGGCGGGGCTGCCCGAGTTCGGTACCGAACTGGACAACCCGGACCTCGCCGCGATCGCGAAGGCCTGCGGCCTGGCAGGAGTCCGCATTACCGAACCGGGCGACCTGGGGCGCAAACTCACCGAGGCGCTGAGCATGCCCGGCCCGGTACTCGTCGACGTGCTCACCAATCCCGACGAGGTCTCGGTACCACCGGAGACGACTCCAGGTCAGGCATGGGGTTTCGCCATCGCCAAGGTCAAGGAGACCTTGCGCAGCGTCGGGGAGGGCGACTGACGCCATGGCATGCGAGAACCCGAGCGGGTGGCAGCCCGCTCGGGTCGTGGCAGAAGTGTGAACTCCCGGCTAATGAACCACCACCTGTGGCAGTGAGATCGCCAGCTCGACCATGTCGTCGGCGCTCATCGCCGGGTCGATGTCGGCGAGATCCAGATAGGCGCCGTGCTCACCGTCGACCTCGGTGGACCCGTACATGTTGGTGAAGACCACCGCGTTGCCGTTCTCCAGGGTCACGATGACCGTGATGGCCTTCATCGAGATGAAGTCGTGGTTGCCGTTGTTCCCGACGGACAAGGTGAGCTCGACGACCTGCACCGGCTCGCCGTTGGGGCCGGTGGACTCCGAACAGGTGTAGTCCTGCTCGAAGTTGTCGGTGCCGCCTTGGCCGCTGTTGAGCTGGTCCTCGCAGCCGGTCGTCAGATGCGGTACGGGCGGCTTTGACGCCGATCCGTTGGGGTACGACTTCGGCTCGGTGTCGAAGCTGCCCTTGGGGTGGATGGTGAGGTCGAACTCGTCATAGACCTTGCGGTCGGGATCGGTCACCGTCCAGATCGTTCCGTAGAACCCGGCATTCTCGGCGAAACCGTAGATCGGCCTGCTGTAGCCGATCGGTTCACCCTCATCCCCATATGTGGTGGTCGGATACTCGGTGTCCTCGTCCATCAGTAGAAGGTCACTTTCGGAGCGGGACATGGTCGGGTACAGGTCCGGGGGTAGCGGATCGGCGCCGCCGAAGCTGAAGACCACCATGTCGGGAAACGACGCGGCCATCAGCGACCAGAACACCTCGGTAAGCTGCTCGGTCTCCGGGACGGAGGTGTTACTGCTGTTGCCGTATCGGTACTTCCGATCGGGATCGAGCGGCGGGACCGGGTACTCGCCCTGCTCGTTGTCGGTTTCGAGGTTCTGGTCCTCATCTGCGGCGACCGACGAGGTCTCATTCGATCCGGTCCCGCCGAAGGCCCCCGGTAGGATCAGTGCCGCTGCGGTGACCACGGCGAGTGTTCCCGCCGCCGCGCCGGCCACACCGAGTCGGTTGCCGCGTATCCGGCGGTTTCCCTCCGCCGCCAACGCATCCACGTCCAGCGGTTTGGCCGGTGGCTCGTTCTTGATCGCCTCGTTCAACAGTTCTTTGATGTCGCGGTTCACTGCTGTGCCCCTTGTGATGTATCGGAGATCGATTCGATGACCATGCCGCGTAGGGTTTGCAGAC
Proteins encoded:
- the uvrB gene encoding excinuclease ABC subunit UvrB, producing MTTDDIPRHDGTFTVVSDYEPSGDQPGAIKELSRRVNAGERDVVLLGATGTGKSATAAWLVERLQRPALVMAHNKTLAAQLAKEFRELLPNNAVEYFVSYYDYYQPEAYVPQTDTYIEKDSSINDEVERLRHSATHSLLTRRDVVVVATVSAIYGLATPAEYLLGATDLSVGQEYDRNTLLRRLVDVQYTRNDLAFTRGTFRVRGDTIEIIPAYEELAIRIEMFGDEIERLYYLHPLTGDVVRETDRVLIFPGSHYATGNERMERAIGAIETELTDRLAELERQGKLLEAQRLRMRTTYDVEMMRQIGSCSGIENYSRHIDDRPAGSAPHCLLDYFPSDFITIVDESHVTVPQVGGMYEGDASRKRTLVEHGFRLPSAMDNRPLRFDEFRDRVGQTVYMSATPGNWEMEQAQGQYAEQVIRPTGLVDPQVVVRPTKGQIDDLMHEIGERAGRDERVLVTTLTKKMAEDLTDYFLDNDIRVRYLHSEVDTLRRVELLRELRSGEFDVLVGINLLREGLDLPEVSLVAILDADKEGFLRSGTSLIQTIGRAARNVSGEVIMYADKITDSMRKAIDETDRRRAKQVAHNTEHGIDPQPLRKRIGDILDDIYTESEDSQTLLGGSGRQQSRGKAPVPQVRSRAGAIVGAGEGAPREELEAMIAQLNEQMLTAARELQFEVAARYRDEIGELKRELRQFDEAGAK
- the bioB gene encoding biotin synthase BioB; this encodes MAGSWTVTSFRSTLDKLVTDGLAGVPTDRDALMEVMASGDEHLLDVVVAAARLRRHHFANRVKLNYLVNLKSGLCPEDCGYCSQRLGSTADVLKYSWLKPQQAATAAAAGIDAGAVRVCLVASGRGPSDRDIDRVGDIVEAIRDRAPGVEVCACLGLLADGQADRLADTGVDAYNHNLNTSDRRYGTICTTHDFADRVDTVDRAKSAGLSPCSGLIAGMGETDADIVDVLMELRRIGSASVPVNFLIPFEGTPLAGTWDLTPQRCLRILAAARFACPGVEVRVGAGREVHLRSLQPLALHVANSIFLGDYLTSEGQAGKADLAMIADNGFVLEGAEDTEADASTAGARTELVRPRKRGAGTALAPNT
- a CDS encoding thiamine pyrophosphate-dependent enzyme; this encodes MARRPTVSETIVAGLIHNGVTQVFGVVGDALNSVTDAIRRTDGIDWIGTRHEEVAAFAAGAQAQLTGGLAACAGTVGPGGIHLLNGLYDAAKSHAPVLAIAGQVPLADLGSDYFQEVDNDRLFSDVAVFTQTITSPEQVPVVVDQAISAALSRRGVAVLSLPGDVGAQPVGSDRPVRVFRDVTTVSPADEAVARAVETINRAGRVTILAGIGAAGGRAETLALAEHLMAPMVVTIKGKEAFDWDNPFQVGQSGLLGNPAAAAALKDCDLLLMVGTDFPYRDWYPTSATVVQIDRRADHIGRRVPVDVSVTGDAALTVQSLLSKLHAKHDRGHLDKALRHHDRWRHRQSELADPEFDERVGGRARSVLDNPDARIRPEAVAGFINELADDDAIFTVDTGMSAVWLARFVQLRKGQRLLGSFNLGSMANAMPQAVGAQSRYRDRQVIAFCGDGGLTMLLGDLLTIARHRLPVKLVVFDNHRLGMVKLEQEQAGLPEFGTELDNPDLAAIAKACGLAGVRITEPGDLGRKLTEALSMPGPVLVDVLTNPDEVSVPPETTPGQAWGFAIAKVKETLRSVGEGD
- a CDS encoding TerC family protein, translated to MNVPVWVWVATLVAVAVLLTVDLIIVGRRPHEPSVKESSLWVIFYVGLAALFGGGVWLTAGPEYSGQFFAGWVTEYSLSVDNLFVFLIIMSSFAVPRVYQQKVLMIGIITALVLRGIFIAVGAALVARFVWVFFIFGAFLIYTGFKLVRGGDEDDDYNENAIIRWSRKIMPVTKEYDGGKLFAHVNGRRMATPMLIVMVAIGTTDLMFAVDSIPAIFGLTQEGYLVFTANVFALMGLRQLYFLLGGLLDRLVYLSYGLAAVLGFIGVKLVLHALHENNLPFINGGRPVEWAPDIPTLASLLVIVGILLIATVLSLIKSASTRRATGVSTAGGGTDPVAPTESSTTTAPHEVGRKR
- a CDS encoding mandelate racemase/muconate lactonizing enzyme family protein, with amino-acid sequence MSITEVTADVVTAPLHTEFVTALRRTADIETVVVTVHDSDGDQGRGEAPQTWRITGQSLAGARACALGPLQDALIGRDPLDLNDCLDRVDEAVVGNSAAKAALDVALHDLWARKRGLPLVEALGGTATSLPTVVTLAAGDAEQLAEAAAARVAEGFSALKVKVGLDPAGDLARLAAIRQAVGPRVTIRIDANQGWTPKQSVRIISGMEDADLGIELVEQPTPAHDIEGLAFVTSAVGTTILADESVHGVRDLSQVIVNRAADAVNVKLAKCGGLRTARTLLELARQHDIGTTVGSMMEGPIGVAAISSLAAAVGVSITSDLDAAWWLSKQDSALRYSNGALQLTTGPGLSNVAFAT
- a CDS encoding FMN-binding glutamate synthase family protein, which translates into the protein MLRYLTLALALALLIVGALLTAVVSPWWLWLALPALVVVAVGVWDLLQTRHSVLRNYPVLGHFRFWFESVRPELQQYFIERDTDGRPFDRVARSLVYERAKGDNQEKAFGTELDVYEIGQEFLVHSIAPKTMPTTQHRVVVGGPQCRRPYSMALLNVSAMSFGSLSANAILALNTGAKLGGFAHDTGEGGLSRYHLEPGGDLVWEIGSGYFGCRTPAGGFDVEQFADKASAEQVKAISIKLSQGAKPGIGGVMPAAKMTAEIARARGVPVGEKCVSPPAHSAFEGPAGLLEFVARLRERSGGKPTGFKLCVGDPAEFLSVCKAMLATEILPDFIIVDGSEGGTGAAPVEFEDHMGMPLTNGLIFVHNALTGVGVRDRMRVGASGKIASGADIVKRMIQGADYTNAARAMMMALGCIQAQRCHTNTCPVGVTTQDPTRTRALVIPDKAQRVARFQHETVASAAQLIAAMGLAGPQELRPSLLMRRTADHTVLRYDEIHHPLTTGQLLSDPPGWWANHWGRARADRYEH
- a CDS encoding C40 family peptidase, with the translated sequence MTVEIGHNALVAVAAATLWTSPKAAETSDRLAVGNHSAIRDWVSGMTREQRVDGLVDRSLSQVLLGDEVVVEDIDHDWAKVVVPGQRSSLDERGYPGWIPLRQLTTPVPTPAVVPHMVAATSTAIRDEPDGEVLIPGVTIGTRLNVIDEPTYRGWSRVTLPGAQPPGWVLIRDLTASPQEPEGATSGRIDAVNIASQLLDVPYVWGGMTAYGVDCSGLVYLTYRMLGIELPRDAHDQADATHRIEAEEAQPGDLYFFARNGKRIHHIGIATKPGDSGKPSMIHAAGNYGKVVSEEFTDERAETFVGAHRVFTA